A single window of Neisseria sp. KEM232 DNA harbors:
- a CDS encoding YebC/PmpR family DNA-binding transcriptional regulator: protein MAGHSKWANIQHKKARADAQRGKIFTRLIKEITVAARLGGGDPASNPRLRLAMDKAWDANMPKDNVQRAIDKGTGNLEGVDYIELRYEGYGIGGAALMVDCMTDNKTRTVADVRHAFNKNGGNLGTDGCVAFNFVHQGYLVYTDADEDALMEAALEAGAEDVVAHEDGIIEVITAPADWAGIKAKLEEAGFTSQDGDVTMRAQNETVLTGEDAAKMQKLIDALENLDDVQNVYTSAVLQFD from the coding sequence ATGGCAGGCCACAGCAAGTGGGCGAACATCCAGCACAAAAAAGCCCGCGCCGACGCCCAGCGCGGCAAAATCTTCACCCGTCTGATTAAGGAAATCACCGTCGCCGCCCGCCTGGGCGGCGGCGATCCCGCGTCCAACCCGCGCCTGCGTCTGGCAATGGACAAAGCCTGGGACGCCAATATGCCCAAAGACAACGTGCAGCGCGCCATCGACAAAGGCACGGGCAACCTCGAAGGCGTCGACTACATCGAGCTGCGCTACGAAGGCTACGGCATCGGCGGCGCGGCCTTGATGGTCGACTGCATGACCGACAACAAAACCCGCACCGTCGCCGACGTGCGCCACGCCTTCAACAAAAACGGCGGCAACCTCGGCACCGACGGCTGCGTCGCCTTCAACTTTGTCCACCAGGGCTATCTGGTCTACACCGACGCCGACGAAGACGCGCTGATGGAGGCTGCCCTCGAAGCGGGCGCGGAAGACGTTGTCGCCCACGAAGACGGCATCATCGAAGTGATCACCGCCCCCGCCGACTGGGCAGGCATCAAAGCCAAACTCGAAGAAGCGGGCTTCACCTCGCAGGACGGCGACGTCACCATGCGCGCGCAGAACGAAACCGTGCTCACCGGCGAAGACGCCGCCAAAATGCAGAAGCTCATCGACGCGCTGGAAAACCTCGACGACGTGCAAAACGTCTACACCTCCGCCGTGTTGCAGTTTGACTAA
- the ruvX gene encoding Holliday junction resolvase RuvX, with product MPDAFPAPQGTCLAFDFGEKRIGVAQGSAEVGIAHPLSTVSAEANETKFAAIAALIREWQPDYLVVGLPVHSDGTEHELTRLARKFGRRLHARFALPVYWADERLTSLYAESLLAEARVFGKKQKTMLDSVAAQAILHGFFHGGAAEYWNGEETREG from the coding sequence ATGCCTGACGCCTTTCCCGCGCCGCAGGGCACCTGCCTGGCCTTCGATTTCGGCGAAAAACGCATCGGCGTGGCGCAGGGCAGCGCGGAAGTCGGCATCGCCCACCCGCTGTCCACCGTTTCCGCCGAAGCCAACGAAACCAAGTTTGCCGCCATCGCCGCCCTGATACGCGAATGGCAGCCTGATTATTTGGTGGTCGGCCTGCCCGTGCACAGCGACGGCACGGAACACGAACTCACGCGCCTCGCCCGCAAATTCGGCCGCCGCCTGCACGCCCGCTTCGCCCTGCCGGTTTACTGGGCAGACGAGCGCCTCACTTCGCTTTACGCCGAAAGCCTGCTGGCCGAAGCGCGGGTGTTCGGCAAAAAGCAGAAAACAATGCTCGACAGCGTGGCCGCGCAGGCGATTTTGCACGGCTTTTTCCACGGCGGTGCGGCGGAGTATTGGAACGGGGAGGAAACGCGGGAAGGCTGA
- a CDS encoding carbonic anhydrase, with product MKLRLSVLAAVCAATLPALAAAHSDWSYTGDSSPEHWGGIKQDYAACSSGKNQSPVDFASAQAAAGNSVKFAYAPSAYTVENNGHTIQATPEGQPQTISLGGKTFTFKQFHFHTPSEHTFRGNAYPMEVHFVHQSDTGELAVLGAVFTKGRENSALKPLLAKKLQSGEKTALNGKLDVMPLFPKDRRHFRLNGSLTTPPCSEGVNWVVFKTPVTASEAQLEAMRTMIGQENNRPVQPLNARIVIEE from the coding sequence ATGAAACTGCGTTTATCCGTATTGGCCGCCGTCTGCGCCGCAACCCTTCCCGCACTCGCCGCCGCCCATTCCGACTGGTCGTACACCGGCGACAGCAGCCCCGAACACTGGGGAGGCATCAAACAAGACTATGCCGCGTGCAGCAGCGGCAAAAACCAGTCGCCCGTCGATTTCGCCTCCGCACAGGCGGCCGCGGGCAACAGCGTGAAATTTGCCTATGCCCCGTCGGCCTACACCGTAGAAAACAACGGCCACACCATCCAGGCCACGCCCGAAGGGCAGCCGCAAACCATCAGCCTCGGCGGTAAAACATTCACGTTCAAGCAGTTTCATTTCCACACACCCAGCGAACACACCTTCCGCGGCAACGCCTATCCGATGGAAGTCCATTTCGTCCACCAGTCTGACACGGGCGAGCTGGCCGTACTCGGCGCAGTCTTCACCAAAGGACGCGAAAACTCCGCGCTGAAACCGCTGCTGGCGAAAAAACTGCAAAGCGGCGAAAAAACGGCGCTGAACGGCAAACTCGACGTGATGCCGCTCTTTCCGAAAGACCGCCGCCACTTCCGCCTGAACGGCTCGCTGACTACGCCGCCGTGCAGCGAGGGCGTGAACTGGGTCGTGTTCAAAACCCCCGTTACCGCTAGCGAAGCCCAGCTTGAGGCCATGCGCACCATGATCGGCCAGGAAAACAACCGCCCCGTGCAGCCGCTCAACGCCCGCATCGTTATCGAAGAATAA
- a CDS encoding YqgE/AlgH family protein: MDNLTDHFLIATPALEDSFFSGSVVYLCRHDEDGALGVVINKPSPIPMEAVFSASDTPVPERFKNRPILVGGPVQINRGFVVHCPAGEWSSSFSVGGENAVTTSRDIIDKLGDSGAVEKAIVTIGCSNWESGQLENELAQNVWIAVPADGSILFDLPLNLRYRAALSKLGIEPASLVKGAGHA; the protein is encoded by the coding sequence ATGGACAATCTCACCGACCATTTCCTCATCGCCACGCCCGCGCTGGAAGACTCGTTTTTCAGCGGCAGCGTCGTTTATCTGTGCCGCCACGACGAAGACGGCGCGCTCGGCGTCGTGATCAACAAACCCTCGCCGATACCGATGGAAGCCGTGTTTTCCGCTTCCGACACGCCCGTTCCCGAACGCTTTAAAAACCGTCCGATACTGGTGGGCGGGCCGGTGCAGATAAACCGCGGCTTCGTCGTCCACTGCCCCGCAGGCGAATGGAGCAGCAGCTTTTCCGTCGGCGGGGAAAACGCCGTCACCACCTCGCGCGACATCATCGACAAACTGGGCGACAGCGGCGCGGTGGAAAAGGCCATCGTCACCATCGGCTGCTCGAACTGGGAATCCGGCCAGCTGGAAAACGAGCTGGCGCAAAACGTGTGGATTGCCGTGCCCGCCGACGGCAGCATTCTGTTCGACCTGCCGCTCAACCTCCGCTACCGCGCCGCCCTCTCCAAACTCGGCATCGAGCCGGCTTCGCTGGTGAAAGGCGCCGGCCATGCCTGA
- the lolA gene encoding outer membrane lipoprotein chaperone LolA yields MKRTTWLKTAAAALACAAGFAQAGAVDALQKFNSDADGLSGTFSQTVKSKKKTQTSGGTFQILRPGLFKWEYAKPYKQIIVGDGTHIWLYDADLKQVTKSDQAQAIGDSPAAILSDKTALAASYSLKEDGSAEGIDYVLAMPKKNNAGYRFIRIGFKGDTLAAMELQDGFGNHTAIRFSAVDTHPKLSRGAFKFTPPKGVDVLSQ; encoded by the coding sequence ATGAAACGCACCACATGGCTCAAAACCGCCGCCGCCGCCCTCGCCTGCGCCGCAGGTTTCGCACAGGCAGGCGCCGTCGACGCCTTGCAAAAATTCAACAGCGACGCCGACGGCCTCAGCGGCACGTTCAGCCAAACCGTGAAAAGCAAAAAGAAAACGCAAACATCCGGCGGCACCTTCCAAATCCTCCGCCCCGGTCTCTTCAAATGGGAATACGCCAAACCCTACAAACAAATCATCGTTGGCGACGGCACGCACATCTGGCTTTACGACGCCGATTTGAAACAGGTCACCAAATCCGACCAGGCGCAGGCCATCGGCGACAGCCCCGCCGCCATCCTGTCCGACAAAACCGCGCTGGCCGCCAGCTACAGCCTGAAAGAAGACGGCTCGGCCGAAGGCATAGACTACGTTTTGGCCATGCCGAAGAAAAACAACGCCGGCTACCGCTTCATCCGCATCGGCTTCAAAGGCGACACCCTGGCGGCGATGGAGCTGCAAGACGGCTTCGGTAACCACACCGCCATCCGCTTCTCCGCCGTCGACACCCATCCCAAACTCTCGCGCGGCGCATTCAAGTTCACACCGCCCAAAGGCGTGGACGTGTTGAGCCAGTAA
- the ubiA gene encoding 4-hydroxybenzoate octaprenyltransferase: protein MDKKILLQKADIYRRLMRTDKPIGTMLLLWPTLWALWTAARGLPDLLILAAFVLGTFFMRSAGCVINDFADRGFDGAVERTKNRPFARGEVSKKEALLLTLALCLAAALCLLPLNRATWLMSLPALFLALSYPFTKRFFPIPQLYLGLAFSFGIPMAFTAVTGAVPPAAWLLFAANVFWTLAYDTAYAMADKEDDLKIGIKTSAITFGRYDAEAMLVCHLLSTVLMAAAGIAIGASWPFWLAVPFVLHFQWKQYLAVRTRDRNTCFREFLANNRLGALWFAAIAAHFFYLHARELFDAYTGM from the coding sequence ATGGACAAGAAAATCCTGTTGCAAAAAGCCGACATCTACCGCCGCCTGATGCGCACCGACAAGCCGATCGGCACCATGCTGCTGCTGTGGCCGACACTGTGGGCACTGTGGACGGCGGCGCGCGGCCTGCCCGACCTCCTTATTCTGGCCGCCTTCGTACTTGGCACGTTTTTCATGCGCAGCGCCGGCTGCGTTATCAACGATTTTGCCGACCGCGGTTTCGACGGTGCGGTGGAGCGCACGAAAAACCGCCCGTTTGCACGCGGCGAAGTGTCGAAAAAAGAAGCCCTGCTGCTGACCCTCGCTCTGTGTCTGGCCGCCGCGCTGTGCCTCTTGCCGCTCAACCGCGCCACCTGGCTGATGAGCCTGCCCGCACTGTTTCTCGCCCTCAGCTATCCGTTTACCAAACGCTTCTTCCCCATTCCGCAGCTCTATCTCGGCCTCGCCTTTTCCTTCGGCATCCCGATGGCCTTCACCGCCGTCACCGGCGCCGTGCCCCCCGCCGCCTGGCTGCTGTTTGCCGCCAATGTGTTCTGGACGCTGGCCTACGACACTGCCTACGCGATGGCCGACAAGGAAGACGATTTAAAAATCGGCATCAAAACTTCCGCCATCACTTTCGGCCGCTACGACGCCGAAGCCATGCTTGTCTGCCACCTGCTGTCTACTGTGCTGATGGCGGCAGCGGGCATTGCCATCGGTGCGTCCTGGCCGTTTTGGTTGGCCGTTCCCTTTGTTCTGCACTTCCAATGGAAACAGTATCTCGCTGTGCGCACGCGCGACCGCAACACCTGCTTTCGCGAGTTTCTCGCCAACAACCGCCTCGGCGCACTGTGGTTTGCCGCCATCGCCGCCCACTTTTTCTATCTGCACGCCAGAGAGCTGTTTGACGCCTATACAGGTATGTGA
- the bamC gene encoding outer membrane protein assembly factor BamC, giving the protein MNPIKPATLAIALIGLSACSGSKKEQPKLDYQSENRKIVSLEVPPDLTNPNQGNLYQLPAGAGAVRASDFNLSSAAKQNAAGQTVLGSVKGVKMERDGSQRWLTVSGKQPAELWPLLKAFWQESGFTIASEEPSIGQMETDWAENRAKLAGGGLRSILEKIGLGGIYSTSERDKFIIRVEKGRNGATDIFFAHKGMSETYADRKKETTMWQPRANDPNLEAAFLARFMQYLGADEQQIQNQLQQTADSGSAAGLAKLENGSLLLSGDYQRNWRRTALALDRIGLTVIGQNTEKHAFLVQPAQNESASVSTKKPGLIGRLFGKKAPEAQQLPELIVFVEPAANGARLQILNKDGSRYTGSEATAWLARLHTELR; this is encoded by the coding sequence ATGAATCCCATCAAACCCGCCACACTCGCCATCGCCCTCATCGGCCTCTCGGCCTGCTCCGGCAGCAAAAAAGAACAACCCAAGCTCGACTACCAGTCGGAAAACCGCAAAATCGTCAGCCTCGAAGTCCCGCCCGACCTGACCAACCCCAACCAGGGCAACCTCTACCAACTGCCCGCGGGAGCAGGAGCAGTGCGCGCCAGCGACTTCAACCTCAGCAGCGCCGCCAAACAAAACGCCGCCGGACAAACTGTTCTCGGCAGCGTCAAAGGCGTCAAAATGGAACGCGACGGCAGCCAGCGCTGGCTCACCGTCTCCGGCAAACAGCCCGCCGAACTCTGGCCGCTGCTCAAAGCCTTCTGGCAGGAAAGCGGCTTTACCATCGCCTCCGAAGAACCCTCCATCGGCCAAATGGAAACCGACTGGGCGGAAAACCGCGCCAAACTCGCCGGCGGCGGCCTGCGCAGCATCCTCGAAAAAATCGGCCTCGGCGGCATCTACTCCACCAGCGAACGCGACAAATTCATCATCCGCGTCGAAAAAGGCCGCAACGGCGCCACCGACATCTTCTTTGCCCACAAAGGCATGAGCGAAACCTACGCCGACCGCAAAAAAGAAACCACCATGTGGCAGCCCCGCGCCAACGACCCCAACCTCGAAGCCGCCTTCCTCGCCCGCTTCATGCAATACCTCGGCGCCGACGAGCAGCAAATCCAAAACCAGCTCCAGCAAACCGCCGACAGCGGCAGCGCGGCCGGTCTTGCCAAACTCGAAAACGGCAGCCTCCTCCTGTCGGGCGACTACCAGCGAAACTGGCGCCGCACCGCCCTCGCCCTCGACCGCATCGGCCTGACCGTTATCGGCCAAAACACCGAAAAACACGCCTTCCTCGTGCAGCCCGCACAAAACGAAAGCGCCTCGGTCAGCACGAAAAAACCCGGCCTCATCGGCCGCCTGTTCGGCAAAAAAGCCCCCGAAGCCCAACAGCTTCCCGAACTGATCGTCTTCGTCGAACCCGCCGCCAACGGCGCGCGCCTGCAAATCCTCAACAAAGACGGCAGCCGCTACACAGGCTCGGAAGCCACCGCCTGGCTCGCACGCCTGCACACCGAACTGCGCTGA